A window of Natrinema salifodinae contains these coding sequences:
- a CDS encoding PH domain-containing protein, translated as MSDRTADDASDPGDRDRTPTDEARPDAAFRFAVGGYVGVLAAGLAATVASLAGAASIVVVGVTLIGSPVGCLAGVVFARRVRGLPIRLGRTWRRRTAVGLPAVPFGAVGLASMLASVAFRSGLVALASAFAITIAGYVVTRMARTRFVDAVTGDEPAATWRWDPPGSPRRDALLLLLWLILSAVNAASGEWLAALAWFGIAAFWLAGGLAEGRWWVDAVGATPELRVHDAGLVIQRPYARSLVPWREVSHVRLREDELVLDRDLRDVRFDRDELADLEAVRAAIDRHRQAGSPGARS; from the coding sequence GTGTCCGATCGAACCGCGGACGACGCGTCCGATCCCGGCGACCGCGACCGCACTCCCACCGACGAGGCCAGGCCGGACGCCGCCTTCCGGTTCGCCGTCGGCGGCTACGTCGGCGTCCTCGCGGCGGGCCTGGCGGCCACCGTCGCGTCGCTCGCCGGTGCGGCTTCGATCGTCGTCGTGGGCGTGACCCTGATCGGCAGTCCGGTTGGGTGCCTCGCCGGCGTCGTTTTCGCGCGACGCGTCCGCGGACTTCCGATCCGACTCGGCCGGACCTGGCGGCGACGGACGGCGGTCGGGCTCCCGGCGGTTCCGTTCGGAGCGGTGGGTCTCGCCTCGATGCTGGCCTCGGTTGCGTTCCGATCGGGACTCGTCGCGCTCGCGTCGGCGTTTGCGATCACCATCGCGGGCTACGTCGTCACGCGGATGGCGCGGACCCGCTTCGTCGACGCGGTCACCGGCGACGAGCCCGCCGCGACGTGGCGGTGGGACCCGCCGGGAAGCCCCAGACGGGACGCGCTCTTACTCCTCCTATGGCTCATTTTGAGCGCCGTCAACGCCGCCAGCGGCGAGTGGCTCGCCGCGCTCGCGTGGTTCGGAATCGCCGCCTTCTGGCTGGCCGGCGGGCTCGCCGAGGGCCGATGGTGGGTGGACGCGGTGGGCGCGACGCCCGAACTCCGCGTTCACGACGCCGGCCTTGTGATCCAACGGCCGTACGCGCGGTCGCTCGTGCCGTGGCGCGAGGTCTCGCACGTCCGCCTGCGCGAGGACGAACTCGTCCTGGACCGCGACCTCCGCGACGTGCGGTTCGATCGCGACGAACTGGCGGACCTCGAGGCCGTCCGGGCGGCCATCGATCGCCACCGCCAGGCCGGGTCGCCTGGCGCTCGGTCGTGA
- a CDS encoding TRAP transporter permease, translated as MSGDNHDTESLSEEEQEELLQEVERKRSHRGLAAAVVALVGITFSAFQMWIAANSYRFAATIPGVGEVEIASLQPLQVYAIHVSFALVLAFLLFPATRGDGFVARQLGGVVPAVRDRLGPESPVTQGVERLAAGVRWAVADPELRRITPLDVCLTVLSVLPTYYIVTEYEEISQMATFGIQSGQPIQEVFPLLEPLVMGIAALGPPVDEYAGPFLLGALGILLVLEATRRTLGVVLMALISLFIVYARWGYVIPSDSAIGALSIQPDTWGSIVYNLWYTTEAGIMSTPVSVSVRFIYIFILFGAFLEMSGAGKWFIDLAYSLTGTRKGGPAKASVVSSGFMGMLSGSSIANTVTTGAFTIPLMKRSGYSPEFSGAVESSASSGGQVLPPVMGAAAFLIVEFTGTAYSDVIVAATLPAIAFFFGMWVMVHFEAVRGGIGGLSRGELPDGFAKFRAGWFYLIPLVLLLYFLIVARLSINRAGWYTIIAVVALIAVVSVYDDRLLELDDGVDESGRRVASAVGRPSLAENAGYQFGAFILKSMDSGARTATTVVIAVAAAGVVPGVISVSGLGPNLAALIDAVSGGSILILLSLTGVAAIIFGMGMPTTAMYIILVAMLGGPMEDLGVWVVAAHLFVLYFGLMADVTPPVAVAAFAGAGVAKADELKTATAAFLLSLNKILVPFAFVFSPGILLARNVDGQWGVIGWSDVTDLGFFLPEVVVPIVGMFLGVYALGVTIIGHQYAAVDTGRRTLYAIASILLMVPEVPLLVVEGLLGLAGVSVGLASFGVTFPLRLAGLAILVSLSYRNYSRVSGAGSEPAAPTPGDA; from the coding sequence ATGAGCGGAGACAACCACGATACGGAGTCCCTCTCGGAGGAGGAACAGGAGGAGCTGCTACAGGAGGTCGAACGAAAGCGATCCCATCGGGGTTTAGCGGCCGCCGTCGTCGCCCTGGTCGGGATCACGTTCTCGGCGTTTCAGATGTGGATCGCCGCCAACAGCTATCGGTTCGCAGCGACGATCCCGGGCGTCGGCGAGGTCGAAATCGCGTCGCTCCAGCCGCTGCAGGTGTACGCGATCCACGTGTCCTTCGCGCTGGTGCTCGCCTTCTTGCTGTTTCCGGCGACACGGGGCGACGGATTCGTCGCTCGCCAGCTCGGGGGAGTCGTCCCCGCAGTTCGCGACCGGCTCGGTCCCGAGAGTCCCGTGACGCAGGGCGTCGAGCGGCTCGCGGCCGGCGTTCGGTGGGCGGTGGCCGATCCCGAGCTACGGCGAATTACCCCGCTCGACGTCTGTCTCACCGTCCTCTCGGTGCTGCCGACCTACTACATCGTCACCGAGTACGAAGAGATCAGCCAGATGGCGACGTTCGGTATCCAGTCGGGGCAGCCGATCCAGGAGGTCTTTCCGCTGCTCGAACCGCTCGTCATGGGTATCGCCGCGCTCGGTCCGCCGGTCGACGAGTACGCCGGTCCGTTCCTGCTCGGTGCGCTCGGCATTCTCCTCGTGCTCGAGGCGACCCGCCGGACGCTCGGCGTCGTCCTCATGGCGCTGATCTCGCTGTTCATCGTCTACGCCCGCTGGGGGTACGTCATTCCGAGCGATTCGGCCATCGGAGCGCTGTCGATCCAGCCCGATACCTGGGGTAGCATCGTCTACAACCTCTGGTATACCACCGAAGCGGGCATCATGAGCACGCCCGTCTCCGTCAGCGTCCGCTTTATCTACATCTTCATCCTCTTCGGAGCGTTCCTCGAGATGAGCGGCGCCGGCAAGTGGTTCATCGACCTCGCCTACTCGCTGACCGGTACCAGGAAAGGCGGTCCGGCGAAGGCGAGCGTCGTCTCGAGCGGCTTCATGGGAATGCTCAGCGGCTCGTCGATCGCGAACACGGTGACGACGGGCGCATTCACGATCCCGCTGATGAAGCGGTCGGGCTACTCCCCCGAGTTCTCCGGCGCCGTGGAGTCGTCCGCGTCGTCGGGCGGTCAGGTACTTCCGCCCGTGATGGGCGCGGCCGCGTTCCTCATCGTCGAATTCACCGGAACGGCGTACTCGGACGTGATCGTGGCCGCCACCCTACCCGCGATCGCCTTCTTCTTCGGGATGTGGGTGATGGTTCACTTCGAAGCGGTCCGCGGCGGTATCGGCGGGCTCTCGCGCGGCGAACTCCCCGACGGATTCGCGAAGTTCCGCGCTGGCTGGTTCTATCTCATCCCGCTGGTCTTACTGCTGTACTTCCTGATCGTCGCTCGACTCTCGATCAACCGCGCCGGCTGGTACACGATCATCGCCGTCGTCGCGCTGATCGCAGTCGTGTCCGTCTACGACGACCGCCTGCTCGAACTCGACGACGGCGTCGACGAGTCCGGACGGCGAGTCGCATCGGCAGTCGGCCGCCCGTCACTTGCCGAGAACGCCGGCTATCAGTTCGGCGCGTTCATCCTGAAGTCGATGGACTCCGGCGCGCGAACTGCGACGACGGTCGTCATCGCCGTCGCCGCCGCAGGGGTCGTCCCGGGCGTCATCAGCGTCTCCGGGCTCGGGCCGAACCTCGCGGCGCTCATCGACGCCGTCAGCGGCGGGTCGATCCTGATCCTCCTCTCGCTGACGGGCGTCGCGGCGATCATCTTCGGGATGGGAATGCCCACGACCGCGATGTACATCATCCTGGTCGCGATGCTCGGCGGGCCGATGGAGGACCTCGGCGTCTGGGTCGTCGCGGCCCACCTCTTCGTCCTCTACTTCGGGCTGATGGCGGACGTCACGCCGCCGGTCGCCGTCGCCGCCTTCGCCGGCGCGGGCGTCGCCAAGGCCGACGAACTCAAGACCGCGACCGCCGCGTTCCTCCTCTCGCTGAACAAGATTCTCGTCCCGTTCGCGTTCGTCTTCTCGCCAGGCATCCTGCTCGCGCGAAACGTCGACGGTCAGTGGGGGGTCATCGGCTGGAGCGACGTGACGGATCTCGGGTTCTTCCTTCCCGAGGTTGTCGTCCCCATCGTCGGGATGTTCCTCGGCGTGTACGCGCTCGGCGTCACGATCATCGGCCACCAGTATGCGGCGGTCGATACCGGCCGGCGGACGCTGTACGCGATCGCATCGATCCTCCTGATGGTTCCGGAGGTCCCGCTGCTCGTCGTCGAAGGGCTGCTCGGGCTGGCCGGCGTCTCCGTCGGACTGGCGTCCTTCGGGGTGACGTTCCCGCTGCGCCTGGCCGGCCTGGCGATCCTCGTCTCGCTGTCGTACCGCAACTACTCTCGGGTGTCGGGCGCCGGCTCGGAGCCGGCCGCGCCGACGCCGGGTGACGCGTAG